The genomic region attaaaataatttttttaatgtttgcaataaTGCACAAAATTAATAAGTATTGTACTGAAACGGACAAGTGGGAGTGAGAGTCTGTGgctattatattttttaaatgcctttCAAAGTTCACAACCTTTAATGTGTTTACAGGACCTCAGCATGGAGTTTAATCGTATTTACAGCATCTTCAGCCTGTTAGTATTCTGTTTGCATCAATACTGTATTTGAACAAGGCTGCAGAATGGTCAAAAACAGCACAACCACCCTAGTCAGAGCATAAGCAGAGCTAAATGGAGAATGTGTTATGTTTTTGTGCACTGCAGAAATGGGGGGCTATGGGTTTGATTTAAATGGATCAAGGCATGTGGACCAAAAGCATAACCATGACACTCGGACTTCCTGACGCAGCCTTTTGTCATTCTCAAAGGAAAATGCCTGCTCTGGGTTTCTGCGAGCCGTTACTGCAAGAGCAAAATGTTTCTTCGCCATTCATTTCAGCTGCACTAATCAGCTGTTTTATTAAAGTTTGTTATTCTGGGGACAGAATAAATTTAGCTAATAACAATCTTTAGATACGTCGTGTCACGTTTTGTCTCTGTTTGCCGCTTGTGCAGTTTGAATCAAGCCCATGGTGTAAATTGTCTGCTGATATGCCGCACATTCAATGTAGAGTAAAGCAATAAGTCTGCTCCCATCCCCTTATATGGTTTTTTATAAATCATTTGCTTGTACAGAATACAGGGTAAAacggtatgtactgtatatgaactcTCCTCACATACCCTGTACATAGAAATAAGCATATTGAATCCGCTGTTACCATTATTTTTCAGAAACATGAAATTTTTTTGTACATCAGTAAAtattaaatttcaattttaaaagttgtttttgttCTATGGAATATTCATTAATGTGGAAAATAATGTATCTGCACTGTTTAAAATTGCAACCTGCACTTGTTACTGTTATAAACAACTTCTACCTGACCTAACctgtaaaggaatattctgggttcaatacaagttaagatcaattgacagtatttgtggcataatgttgattaccacaaacaaatcattttgactcatcccttctttaaacaaaaagcacaaatctgggttagagtgaggcacttacaaaggatgTAAATAGGggctgtaaacataaaaaaataaaacctgtttcaaacgtatagccacacgacaaacaatatgcatgttaacatgattttagtgtgataaaatcgcttacaaccTTTTAAAccatgacaatgtttttttttttttttttttttttgtggtaatcaacattgtgccacaaatgctgtcgaattagttcaacttgtattaaaccctgaatattcctttaataattcgttttgttggtgtaactgtgtaatcatgttgattcagacatgttaaataatatacaccgatcagccacaacattaaaaccacctgcctaatattatgttggtccccctcgtgctgccaaaacagcgccaacctgcatctcagaatagcattctgagattatattcttctcaccacaattgtacagagtggttatccgagttactgtagactttgtcagttcgaaccagtctggccattttctgttgacctctctcatcaacaaggtgtttcagtcaacagaactgccgctcactggatgttttttgtttttggcaccattcagagtaaattctagagactgctgtgcataaaaatcacaggagatcagcagttatagaaatactcaaaccagcccatctggcaccaacaatcatgccacggtctaaatcactgagatcacattttttccccattctgatggttgatgtgaacattaattgaagttcctgacccatatctgcacgattttatgcactgcactgctgccagacgattggctgatcagataatcgcatggatgtttgttggtgccagatgggctggtttgagtatttctttaactgctgatctcctgggattttcacgcacaacagtctctagaatttactctgaatggtgccaaaaacaaaaaacatccagtgagcggcagttctgttgacggaaacgccttgtttatgagagaggtcaacagagaatagccagcatggttcgaactgacaaagtctacagtaactcggataaccactctgtacaattgtggtgagaagaatataatctcaatgtttttctgagatgcgggttggcgctgttttggcagcacgagggggacctacacaatattaggcaggtggttttaatgttgtggctgatcggtgtatttgacttgaatcaaaccagttcattttgttgttaccacatgaagcacatttttaggttgacttttttttttttttttgcttaaaattaaaacttgttttaagagaatatatattgaattaagtttatttttcttaccaaaCTGGCACAAAGTCTTTTCTTGTTTAagcataaattaaacaaaatgtagTGAGGATTAAGTGTAAAACAAGAACACATTTACCAAAGAGGCAATTATCAActttcagatatacagtatattcttaaaaaaacaagTCATTTATCTACacgattttgcttctcaagttaatttatcttgttttaaggatgttaagcTATTtctctggaaaacaagacaaaaatacagattaacAAATTTGGAgcaataataattaatgattcaGCAGTAAACATATGATGAATATACTCATAACTTTAATGCAATCATAACCCTTAAACCTTGACCTCAGACATTTTCTGTACaaacatagaaaaaaatattttgagaagGGATTCACACATTCACATCAATGACATCACTGTTCCATACTGAGGATAATGATGACAGGGATGGTTAGTCATGGATTTGCACTGCCATTCTCCATGCTTCTGCAATGAACGAAAGCAGCTCAAAAGGCATTGAACATATTCTTCCAGTCAACTATTTTACTGTAGCTGCATCTCAAGGTTGTATAAACtagtagcttaaaaaaaaaacctgttcatTCAGCAGCCAATCACATACAAAACATCTACTGAAGTGCAGACagggaggaaaagagagagaatgaacaTAAAGATAGAGGATTCTCACGTAACTTTTGTAATACATCACACAGTGATCGTAATAACAAGCACATTCTATTCATAGTCACAACGCTCCATCATAGCAGCAAAGCTGCACCTCAACTCAAGGCAGCAAGCTGGGACACACAAGCACTTTTCAGCGTGAcatctaaaacaaaacaaaataaagtggGTCTTTTTTGTCCCTCAGCAAACCCACAGTCCTGAAATATTAACATTGCAAATTTACTACGAGCATTACGTCACTTTTGAGCGGtcacaaaagaaaaacatttgaaaaccatGTTCTTCACAGGGATATTCCAGTCTCTAAGATTGGGAGACAGTCCTGATGTGCCATCACTGAGATCTGACAAAACCACAAGGCTGCTGAGCATCACACAGTGCCACAGTGGTGTCAGTGTCATCTTGTTCTCCAGGTAAATATGGAAACAGTACTGTGCTGTTTTCTAGGACTTTTACTTCAAATGAGAACACTGAGATAGAGGAGGCAGAGAACAgattactcaaaaataaaaattatgtcactgTTTATTTACCCTCATTTCACTTCCAaaaatcactttctttcttccatggaacacaaaatgagaacttCAGCAGAATgcctgagctgctcttttccattaaaTGAAAATGGACAGGGATCAGTGGCTGTCAGGCTCCGAAATGtcctattccaagtcttctgaagccatacagtaaCTGTGAAGATCCGAATgaagtgtaaatgtaaagttcacccacatttttttttttaactatcacatttcctcaccctcatttaATTCCAAACacgtgtgattttttttcttcttctgcagaacacaaaagcagatattAGGCAGAacgacctcagtcaccattcaatttcattgtatggaaaattgacttcatgacagcttcttcccccaagcaatcagacttttgaactcttgattgctcacgatacatatatcagcactgcactttattagcctcagactggactcacattttatacttctcttaataacacactggcaactgactaccaactgacagctgaatgtcaacacaacacttcatatttatcaattgtcagtccctaacattctgtctgtcATCTCCTTAtgtcttccacagaagaaagtcatatactgtaggtttgtatcaacaagagggtgagtaaattatgacagaagtttcatttctgGGCGAACTCTCTCTTTTAAgtcgttatttactgaaaatcttgccatGAACATTTTGCTTTACAGTTGtggtccccattcattttcatagaaTAGAaaagagcaacttggacactcTGCTGTAAGCATGTCCTTGAAAGAATGTGATTCGGTTTCAAaagacatgaggctgagtaaatgatgacagaattttcatttttgggtgaactatccctttaaaagaaagGAGAAGGAAAAATAAGTCATTGTCTTTGAATGCAACAGACTGGACAAACACTTCACAGAAGGGTTACTACGTAGGGAGCAAGACAAAGGGCAACAGAGAGCATGACGTCACTGCTCGGAACCTTCCTCCTGCTCTTCCTCTTCAAAAGACAGAGCTCCCGAGGTATCAGAGATGCTTCTGCAGTGTCTGTACCAGCGGATGACTTCCTGAAAGACATTGTCCTCCCCTTCCTCCTCTCttccatcctcctcctcctcaggtGAGAGGCCGAACTCGGAGTAGGAGGTGGAGTAGTAGCAGGAGTCTCCTTTGCTCCACAAAGGCCTGCGTTCTCGTTTGTGAACACCACAAATGGCCCCGTCTGTCTCCTCTTCTAAAAGTTGCACTTCTTCAGCTCCCTGTGGCACTTCGTCTGAGATGATCGTTTCACCATCGTCAATCTGGGTCATGCACGGTTCCTGCATGCTCCAGTCGGTTTCTGATTGACAGGGTGCGTCATCAAAGGATTGGATTTCAGCATTGTCTGTCTCAGTCTGAATTGGCACTGGGCAGCTTTGATTGGACAATACAGCATCTGAGGGAGGATCAAAGAGTAAGAACACCTAGAAACGCAGATTAGAGAGGACAGAAACGGGGAGAAAGATGGAGACAGGCAGAGAGgatcaaataaagaaaatatgatGAGAAGTCAAGACAactggaaaacaatggaaaaaagcagagaagaaagaaaagagCAAAAGAGAAAAGGTATGATGACGAGACAAATTAAGTCATGTCATGCATTCAAAGGAGGATATAAAATGTGAGGCACttttaggttgatttccccaaaaatggTGTAAACACTGTGCCTCGTTGGCACTTTCAAAACCACCAAAAACCAAAATTTCCAAAACCAAGAACCAAAATTTATATCACCTATTCCTCCTATAAAGATCTTCAGACTGCTCTGGAATAGTGTGATGTCTTTTCTAACAGATCATACAACGGATgatcaaaaatgggaaaaatcccatagacatccattgatggaatgttcaaatgtGCCAATACAACTATTCATCTAATTGTCTGACTTGTAAAACCATCAAGCTTCTAGAACTATTTTAAACATtccaagccaacatcaaagtttgtcttggcaAACTTATCTAGTAATTTTTACAATTCAGATGGGTGACCCAAGTGGTGCatatattacacacttcagctttaacagaaGACAAAGATGTGCACAGTGACTTCTAAGGAGAAATATACATATGCAGTCCCACTCACCTGAGCTCTGATTTGTGATGATTTGTTCGTCATTGAGAGGAGGATCGTCTTCGAAAGACTCTTCATCCATATCCTCCTCATCTACAGAGGTCCAGGCACGGAGCTTTGCCTCTGCAATGGCAAACTGCTCAGCCACACCTAAATCAGGAATCGTACCAAATAACATGAAGAAATGTAAAAACTCATAATACAGAGGGACATGCAACAACATGagatgagagattttttttttccttttcgaATCAGCAGTTGAGAGCGTTGGGTTTTGATCTTGCTCTTTTAAATGCATAAGAGAATCAGCGATTTCTGTAAACCTAAGGCCACCATAACTTAGCACCCTTTTTACTGCACTGTGGCAAACTGATGAAAGCACAACATATAACAGAGTATGAAAGAGAAATGCAGGATCAACAGGTGTAGCAGTGTGACTGTATAATCTAATTTAACACCATCTGCTAAGTCTAAAAGCCTTCAGATGGCCCACAATGGAGAGACTAAAGTTGATtgacactttattattattatcatttataataataattattatattactattaatattattaataaacaaGCATTTgctaaatatgatcatatcacaataataacaataattgttaaataaattattgctattattgttatatttataatatttagcaaatatttctaattaattaataataaagatATAATGTTAGTGAttctttattattaatacattacaatataataatagtagtagtagtgataataataattattattatttttataactatCAAACAGTTATTTGCTATTATACTAATCTACAGCTCTCGAGGGCAAGTATTGTCAGATGATGGATTCACAGCTGTCCTAACAGGGTGGAATGAGACACCCACCTGCTGCGAACCGGGCCTCCTGCTCGCCCTCACTGAGATGGGAGTAGGAGTTAAAGTGGGACTGCAGTGTAGCAGATGGAGGGTCTAAGGGCTTAGACCAGCCCTTCCACTCAATCAGATGAGCCACCCGCCCCTGAGCCATGGCCGTGGGTTTGGTCACATGATCCTTCACCACCTGTGAGATGCCTGTTTGGGAAACGAAGAGGACAGTTAGACTGAATCCCAGTATATTAAGCTTTTCTATTACTTAATGTATTAAGCACATGTGTAAATCCTTAGGAATAGGTAAAAGGCccaatatacttccggagaagttcctTTTCATtattcgttcaggggtaaaaagaagttctaaacagccaagcaacggtatactgtttccgaacattcattcacccaccacaccactgtgggaggcgtttagaagtacatttaaatatgagcacactacatgtaaaaccttaagcAATGTGTTAaactaaaatgtgttatcaatgactttatgcctcattctatgagtagacttcacatgaggtcagtaaaataagctgttttaatcacttgatgatgatttaaagtaatatatatgcagtagaaaatgtttaatttgtcttgttcatattctgaattcatgatgctaatgcgctaacatgctatacgctGCCATTATatgctttcgctgcagatggtaCATGAGTGAATGGGGACTTAAGAGTATctgagaagatttgattcctttagtagactaattaaacaaaaataaatcgcATGACATAGTCTTGGAAAATATCTCTAAgcgaacgatcatacagatgtaggtaagttgcACCAggtcgctaataactctacacaccgatgtgttcatgttgacaaTGCTGgacggattacttgtgaattgtaatcaggtactgattacaaattacatgacaaaaatgcaatcagtaacaatctcataattacatttttggggtaatctaatccaattacttttggattactttcaaccgaATTCTGCATGGTTTAATAGTTTGAGTGGTGCTTAAGTCCACAAATTCAGATAAAccaatgcaaatgtaaaaatatttaagttttcatattttctccCATTATGTGGATGCAAATATGTTTGAGTTTAACAGGTATTTCTAATTGGAGTTTCTAAAGTTATGGACAGGTTCCCAGGGGCACATGAACACAAATGTGGTCATGCAATTTCGCCATTTTACAAACTCAATCAACATGTAGCAAGAGATCAGACcaattatatttgtgaatcagcaTCACAAAAACGTTTCTAAGTTGTCAATACACCAAAActgcattcatatacattttttaagccGACTAAAAAAGCAATTTAAGAAACTACAAGAAACTTTGCTGCGCTAATCCAACTGAATATGAAATGAagtgtatttgtgcattttgatgtgtttgatggacaaaacccttTCAAAGACATTGTGACATGGTTATATTACACAGAGagatcatttaaataataattgaaaaaatgtgtttgagttGGTTAGATTTGCAATGTAAAgttaaaaacaaacatacaaacattccTCCAAATGCTGCTTTAGATTTGATGTAGAATCCTTCGTAGTTGACAGGATATTAACTTTTGGAAGGCATAGTTTAAATTAAACAGTGATGTTTTTGCCTCGTGTCTTCtgaaaaatgaaattatctctatagatccagtggttagATGCTGAGGTAGACTGCTCCATCTTCATCTGATTGGCTAGTAGGGAGTAACAGTTttgagtgcaatacacacaaccctccccctctcttctgAAAACTCTCAAAGACTTACTGAACGTATATAAATGGTGTGCtgagatttagaatgaaaaatttaaatgattgaaaaaaagagaatgattagaaCGATCAATAAATTAtcaacaatttactgccattgcttTGTCAATATATAACcatgtaatctataaaatgtccaattacaagtattttaaaatgtaatttaatccaattacaagtactcgTACAAGTACataatccatattacatgtaatccgttacttcCCAGCACTGCATGTTGACTGAATTTGACtcactaaacaacataaacagaacttGCTGTCGGCATCAAGGTAGGTGGAGTCTTTACCATTAAATGATGATCTGGCCAGAGCTGCAATTTCCTGGATGCTAAGGGCTTTTCTCGTCTTGGGGAGCATATCAGTAGGGTCATCAACCTGAGGAGGCAAGTTCAAAAGACAAAATGTTCTCCTTTTgcactgaaaataaaagcagtgttATTATCATATAttgtgtatttggacactttctaatTGTCAAACTTTGTGAATCTTGTCCATGGTTAATGTGATggactacacctgtggttactctactAGGACACCTGTATGTGAATTCAGTTCTGTTTTCAGATGTCCCTTggttttaagggatagttcaaccaaaaatttaaaaaccTCATATTTTACTCGCCCTcaaaccatcccagatgtgtttcactttctttcttctgctgaacacaaacaaagatttttagaagaatatttaagctctgtaggtccaaaaaacacaaaagcagcataaaagtaatccataagactccagtggtataatcaatgtcttcagaagtgataggataggtgttggtgagaaacagataaatataaattctccttcccagcaggtggcgatatgcactatGAAtgtgaattgcaaaaacaaaagaatttgaaagtgaaaatggaaatttatagtaaaaaaaaaaaaaggacttaaaaatggatctgtttctcacccacacctaacatactgcttcagaagacatgaatgcAACATCTGGAGTCATATGGGATACCTTTATGCTGctggtatgtgctttttggagcttaattttttttcacttgcattgtatggacttagaGGTGAGACactcaaaaaaatcttcatttgtgttctgcaaaagaaagtcgtaaacatctgggatggcatgagggggagtaaataatgagagaattttcatttttgggttaactttccctttaatatattgttatctaatgcaatttcatattttttcttcATACACACATGCAATTTCAACTAAAGTAATACATTTATTAGTCCAAATGTGTCCAAAAACTTTGGGACCACTGTACCTTGACAGGAAGGAATTAGCAGCAGTTCAGACATTagttttagaaatgtcttttttttttttaatcaaacactAATCACACAAATAATGAGAACAAAGTGGCCCTCTACATCAGCAAGTCCAGAGATTCACTCAACCGTAAAACCAGGCGGAAGGACAAagacattaaaaacaacaacaaagagcTCAACATGAACTCGATGCCCTATCACCAATTACTTCTCTTACCTTATGACATCTCCAGACAGGTCTCTCTGGCTGTATGACTGGACGCATTATGAAGGTTGAGACATCCAGCTAAGCGAGTACCAATCTACAAGACCTCAACATGAAAGGGTGCAAAGCCAGAGACAGCTCAAGCTCCACCTCAGAAACAGATGCCAAATTCACCAATTAACCAGTTGACAATTCACTCACACTGGTTAGATGAAGACGTTGTCCAAGCATACGGTGGAGATGCTGGCTGCTTAAGTGGTTCTGTGAGAGATCACCCACTCTGATAGCATTAATAATCATATTTGGCCAACCAAGGCTCTTTCTGTGGCTTGTTAATTTGCAAACAGCCTTTGCAGCCATGTCAGATAATATTAGCCCGCAGTCCTCACCATGATAAGAAGTCTAGCCACAGCTAGGGGCTAATGACCTCTGGCATTTGACCTTAATGAGTTACATGATGATCAAAATCTGTATTGACAAGTGACATCCATTGGTTTAAAAAGGGAACTGATGTGTCCAATGAGCAGTGATGTGGCCATTTGTGCTCCTTGTACTGCATATTGTTCAGAAACCCAGATCTACTTTCTATTTTCAATGAATGAGGCAGCGTAAAGGATTTGTAAACCACAAAAACATAAGTAGGCCACTATGTTGGAAATATCAACTCCAGGTGGTTCTGATACGCACATGCCTGACGTCAAAGTCTAGGTTGCAGATAGATATACTCAAGTCAGATTGTCTTTTAAAACTCATAAGAAAAAGCTGCTACTAAAGAAGATCGCAGAGGCACCAGCTGCCAGCCATTTTTGAGGTACAGTATGTGGGTCAAATATTTCTGTGTGATTTGTTGTTGGCTGCCACGCCGGAGGAGAGAGAAGAGACAGACATGGGCAAGAGTGATTGCAATGAGGTCAATTAAGCCAAAGACGgaagagaaagaatgaaaaatcaTGAGGCTGTAATTTGCTCAAAAAATCTGAACATGACCCAAAGCCAAAGAAAAATTCTCAGAATGTTAATTAATTTAAGCTCTTAGCAGATGTTCATTAGATGAGTCCTCCTGCGGAGGTTTACAAACTTTGGTGGAATCATGGTCACAGGGTAACACTTTCTATAAGtagcccatatttataatacatcgtaaaggcattataaatcttaatgcattcataatgtcacATAATACATGGCATAATATGTTACAACTTCTCAAAAACAATTGTTACAACAGATATAACATATTATATTACTTAGCCAATTCATAGTTAGcttaaagagtataatgcattataacaaaataataataacagaatggAAGTTAAATGAAAATGCAGAGAACACAacaaattaagacatttttttcatcaagtAATTTTGCCCAACGGTCAGAAAATTagtcattttgtaaaaaaaaaaaaataataataataataataatctaaatggattttaaaatagacttaatttcctatttgcaaaatataatttcttgtttgAGTAAAAAAGGACCAGGAAATTTTCTtgacaaattttgtgagaatcaaCCATTT from Myxocyprinus asiaticus isolate MX2 ecotype Aquarium Trade chromosome 5, UBuf_Myxa_2, whole genome shotgun sequence harbors:
- the fam131aa gene encoding protein FAM131A isoform X2 — encoded protein: MLPKTRKALSIQEIAALARSSFNGISQVVKDHVTKPTAMAQGRVAHLIEWKGWSKPLDPPSATLQSHFNSYSHLSEGEQEARFAAGVAEQFAIAEAKLRAWTSVDEEDMDEESFEDDPPLNDEQIITNQSSDAVLSNQSCPVPIQTETDNAEIQSFDDAPCQSETDWSMQEPCMTQIDDGETIISDEVPQGAEEVQLLEEETDGAICGVHKRERRPLWSKGDSCYYSTSYSEFGLSPEEEEDGREEEGEDNVFQEVIRWYRHCRSISDTSGALSFEEEEQEEGSEQ
- the fam131aa gene encoding protein FAM131A isoform X1; this encodes MVVTALLASRFMEWKCFEEGIKIKVDILLVALMALTLYRARDSYIFKSARITEKVAVCYSLPKTASGFFSSASTLMLYPCAMLLTALPQLNLKVDDPTDMLPKTRKALSIQEIAALARSSFNGISQVVKDHVTKPTAMAQGRVAHLIEWKGWSKPLDPPSATLQSHFNSYSHLSEGEQEARFAAGVAEQFAIAEAKLRAWTSVDEEDMDEESFEDDPPLNDEQIITNQSSDAVLSNQSCPVPIQTETDNAEIQSFDDAPCQSETDWSMQEPCMTQIDDGETIISDEVPQGAEEVQLLEEETDGAICGVHKRERRPLWSKGDSCYYSTSYSEFGLSPEEEEDGREEEGEDNVFQEVIRWYRHCRSISDTSGALSFEEEEQEEGSEQ